From a region of the Apis mellifera strain DH4 linkage group LG2, Amel_HAv3.1, whole genome shotgun sequence genome:
- the LOC727393 gene encoding putative SERF-like protein, whose amino-acid sequence MTRGNQRELARAKNMKKTVRKSAAEQESNKGLSLEQRKARDAERMREKQLKKQQEQQEKVKQGAR is encoded by the exons ATGACCc GTGGAAATCAGCGAGAGCTAGCACGTgccaaaaatatgaaaaaaactgTTAGAAAATCAGCAGCTGAACAAGAAAGTAATAAGGGTCTTTCATTAGAACAGCGGAAAGCACg ggATGCAGAACGAATGAGAGAAAAACAACTGAAGAAACAACAAGAACAACAAGAGAAAGTTAAGCAAGGTGCAAGataa